From Rickettsia endosymbiont of Ceutorhynchus obstrictus, a single genomic window includes:
- a CDS encoding outer membrane protein, with amino-acid sequence MKKLLLIAAASATILSSTLSFADGMDDNQWYLKANAGAIIFDKAKDGSTGVKMKSNTAFTGSIGAGYYIMENVRTDLTLGTIASGQLKKTATVTTGRYNGSTASVKHKLNNFANLLLNGYVDFVDVSMFKLFAGAGIGVASLQDKITWTVNNVTASTSSKKTYNFAWQASLGASAEVADGVKAELVYSYLDNGKTKSKNVQFENTTFQTGSTRYKGNSLTAGIRFDI; translated from the coding sequence ATGAAAAAATTACTTTTAATCGCTGCCGCAAGCGCAACAATTTTATCTTCTACTCTTTCATTTGCCGACGGGATGGATGATAACCAATGGTATCTTAAAGCCAATGCCGGTGCAATAATTTTTGATAAAGCAAAAGACGGCTCTACAGGCGTAAAAATGAAGTCTAATACTGCATTTACCGGTTCAATCGGCGCAGGTTACTACATCATGGAAAATGTAAGAACCGATTTAACACTCGGTACAATAGCTAGCGGGCAATTGAAAAAAACCGCTACTGTAACTACAGGAAGATATAACGGTTCTACCGCCTCAGTTAAGCATAAGCTTAATAATTTTGCCAATCTATTACTTAACGGCTATGTAGATTTTGTTGACGTAAGTATGTTTAAACTTTTTGCAGGTGCCGGTATCGGTGTTGCTTCGCTACAAGATAAAATTACTTGGACGGTAAATAATGTAACTGCTTCTACTTCTAGCAAGAAAACATATAATTTTGCCTGGCAAGCATCTTTAGGAGCTTCAGCTGAAGTTGCCGACGGCGTAAAAGCGGAGCTAGTTTATAGCTATCTAGATAACGGTAAAACAAAATCTAAAAATGTTCAATTTGAAAATACAACTTTCCAAACAGGCAGTACACGCTATAAGGGTAATAGCTTAACAGCAGGTATAAGATTCGATATATAA
- a CDS encoding MBL fold metallo-hydrolase, translating into MLQVTILGCGASIGVPVIGCDCNVCLSSSNYNKRTRSAIYINDENSQILVDFGYDIKYQLVREKIKALDAAILTHDHSDHVNGIDDLRVFSFIQNKPLEIFTDNATSMVLHKRYEYLFTTGQLITKPIDFFEKIKIKTIEIQFFKQYHGAINSLGLRIGNFVYSCDVSDFPPEAKEFLKDIKIWVIDCMDYTSNINHAGLDKVLEWNEIYKPGQILLTNMRHEIDYHKITEILPSNIKPLYDGYKFTI; encoded by the coding sequence ATGTTGCAAGTAACAATATTAGGGTGTGGGGCATCTATCGGCGTACCGGTTATCGGCTGCGATTGCAATGTGTGCCTTTCAAGCTCAAATTATAACAAAAGAACTAGATCGGCAATATATATTAATGACGAAAATAGTCAAATTCTTGTTGATTTCGGCTATGATATTAAATATCAGCTAGTTCGCGAAAAGATAAAAGCTTTAGACGCTGCGATATTAACACATGATCATTCGGATCATGTTAACGGTATAGATGATTTGCGAGTATTTTCTTTTATTCAAAATAAGCCTTTAGAAATTTTTACCGATAATGCTACTTCTATGGTATTACACAAACGATATGAATATTTATTTACTACCGGACAGCTAATAACTAAGCCTATTGATTTTTTTGAAAAAATTAAGATCAAAACCATAGAAATACAGTTTTTTAAACAATATCATGGAGCTATTAATAGTTTGGGTTTAAGGATAGGAAATTTTGTTTATTCTTGCGATGTAAGCGATTTTCCTCCCGAAGCAAAGGAATTTTTAAAAGATATAAAAATATGGGTTATAGATTGTATGGATTATACCTCTAATATAAATCACGCGGGACTTGATAAAGTTTTAGAATGGAATGAAATCTATAAACCGGGGCAAATATTGTTAACTAATATGCGCCATGAAATCGATTATCATAAAATTACGGAAATTTTACCGAGTAACATCAAACCGCTTTATGACGGCTATAAATTTACGATTTAG
- a CDS encoding phosphatase PAP2 family protein, with protein sequence MVEAFYNFHGLNQEIFLFLNRITNIGILPYFLQIISFCFNITNFAVIYILYCIYFYIQLKKIKNLNELHKIYSNDLDNWNVKREVSARSLDKLGEYANSLKFYGADSSKQKSMFWDKYNKLIEIGIVYTIFGLTFTALKFLSNFPRPFCSLALDNFVTITNVQLERCLSSFPSSHAGLAVLVTYFAWSYINLPLKIIMVFVVMLVSLARISLAMHYPADIIYGIIITAIVIVIGKQIYKIFAGNIVRSLGEFIETSI encoded by the coding sequence ATGGTAGAAGCTTTTTATAATTTTCACGGCTTAAATCAAGAAATATTTTTATTTCTTAATAGAATAACAAATATCGGCATATTACCATATTTTTTGCAAATTATATCCTTTTGTTTTAATATTACAAATTTTGCCGTAATATATATTTTATATTGTATATATTTTTATATTCAATTAAAGAAAATTAAAAATTTAAATGAATTGCACAAGATATACTCAAATGATTTGGATAATTGGAACGTAAAACGAGAGGTGAGCGCGCGCAGCCTAGATAAACTAGGTGAGTACGCGAATTCCTTAAAGTTTTACGGAGCCGATTCTTCAAAGCAGAAGAGTATGTTTTGGGATAAATATAATAAACTAATAGAGATTGGGATAGTTTATACAATCTTTGGTCTAACATTTACCGCGCTAAAATTTTTGAGTAACTTCCCTAGACCTTTTTGTAGCCTAGCTTTAGATAATTTTGTAACAATTACAAATGTGCAGCTTGAAAGATGCTTATCGAGCTTTCCAAGCAGTCATGCAGGTCTTGCCGTGTTGGTTACTTACTTTGCTTGGTCTTATATTAATTTGCCGTTAAAAATAATCATGGTTTTTGTTGTTATGCTGGTATCATTGGCACGTATAAGTTTAGCCATGCATTACCCGGCCGATATAATTTACGGGATTATTATTACGGCTATAGTTATAGTAATCGGTAAACAAATTTATAAAATTTTTGCCGGTAATATAGTAAGGTCTTTAGGGGAATTTATTGAAACGTCAATTTAA
- a CDS encoding autotransporter outer membrane beta-barrel domain-containing protein produces MTDNSSKLFHKILKTGLVSASTAALMLGSTGALGAGARTVDADATFSTGVGLNGGGVFVTDSTLQYADDAFTVNANLAVNIAAIDVNGKAPGLFTVNEVISLGAVGSVAAGGAAFPVTVSDTFTLTLTGTAGAGVAAQTYTGLGNITLGGATAGLTITSAAPAVVTKLAGTIDGDANDHGEVTVTTPTNFTGVIGGTKTLLAVTFNNGNAAGGSTAGNIFATTVTIGEDAGNNASLVKAGAITGAVNFAADGALTANNGITGNVDFNGQDGTVTLEDEQTITGTVDSSTGAGNLGKLVFIGDGTVTQDIGATKAINYIDIQGDNNTAVILQGNVNTQILKFTQNAANEAATVKITGNFAGAVTFTGNGAAFGDGGIIEFNDATANASHTFAATLTGAENADNGQITVNTALLTATDSSIGFIGRVKINDQKAFAVDAKLGNVAFVITDFSFVGNNSQLVLTNSSTTDDRTITFNDDLDPGGNVGIVTLQSKGNKLLTLNSIDGTKKLGTGANFKALNVDGQVTISGVFPGAGQNRLDVSGADLLNLYNGATFTDEGASSGGIATINVGAARPISAATGPALPVGTAKYILDVSSFAAANAAAPINLLSNAANNNVLSFLSAASEFTIQNTAAADQLVIFQNHVKGFDTGGAAGGGIVNLINTDAATTLIVSGADAKKAQLGNTNNIAQLNITGKVQVLGNYAPGAGYNALDLSRSDLLSIYKDATFVDESATSGSIKKINIGGALPAGGGAGKAIYGLNVSSTAVAGAAAVAAGGVPIDINLLSAADPANVLTFLSADSIFGILNVAAEDQKVIFQNHVIGINNAGNGGGTVSLISDNGGTLTVSGADTKKAQLGNTNNLAELNITGNVIVTGNYTAGVNYNALDVSRSDLLTVGNDSFFIDRSSTSASIKTINIDGDGEYRLDVSTKAALAAVAGVPAAINLLNNGGAANVLTFLNAASTFSIYNTVAADQQVIFQNHVVGVAGGGGRVFLESSGGGTLTVSGENTIKAKIGDINDLTVLDIAGKVTVTGNPTPGAATYNKLDISGTPILNVFNGATFIDQSATSDLIAGNIFIGENRGQAGDTPGPAAHAIDVSYAPAGAINLLTVADQIVFRDPNSAYEIQNLVNAQDTTVTLQNTLAGGYDDDAGNAANNGGKVFLTSTNANTLTVQSKTGGETFGAGGNALSALGIVGKVTIVGTAGKAVDISNTQVLDVYNGATFTDKSATSATIAAINIGADLAGGAATGAAVHVIDVSTAAGAAVNLLGDNVIFKDAGSTLKIQNTVAFDKTVTLTNSIEGNVPNGAGGIVELNAATNKLTINGGKTLGTNANKLQTLKLSGNGEIVLTGTKYFATNLDLSVKAVTLDDVPQHLEFSGDTILTETGNIASVDFKGKNAIINMANGTNITGAVTNTVAPPTNNGTINFEGTGTIGGNITGLAMLKVGAGAVTLTAGGPTVITEIQGTGTDTLTLGPDFKLTGSINSTGGKALKLNFTNGGSVSGVVGTAANSVGDITTAGVTSFASSVNAKGTATFGGTTSFADTFNNTGAVTLAAQSINTFNKQITATSMVANNATMIINAPMPISGTNLTGSGTTITLGSNQLLLSAGTQAAFTDQLTLNTNFDGTANTGGNILITGAGSEMDLSGVTKLKVVISTTNFDLNNINPNTQYTLAAAASEGTLKQLASADAIETDIGAQENQFLKWTLNPTSLVLSPSIVDNVNDRIEEELTTGDLKDASLGVKADIRALETATDPNSEGFKFKVTMGNILDNEELTTKVMKAVGDSQDQVPSSDAVNNTTVAVTNTVVSAMGSLNSRMNSFQAVNQPIAVASGDEDEAKFGVWATPFVGNSTQKMRNNINGNKTNFGGATVGFDGMINDQVVLGVAYTRAGTKIKQKNDKIGDSSKVKSNIYSIYGLYNLPNNNLFFQAVGSYSDSRIKSYSQRYQPVARNTLATQIANGNYKSRGFTGQIMAGYDYVAPQAVKLTPMVGLRYSKVKDSGYTETGTTLQNLIVKGKNYNLVNGLAGVKLSKDINTGHMILTPEIYGMLDYGFKNKLPTPDARLQGMTTPFPASKFKPVRTTWNVGAGVTAKYKMMEYGINYDANIASKYFAQQGSVKIRVNF; encoded by the coding sequence ATGACCGACAATTCTTCAAAACTTTTTCATAAAATACTTAAAACCGGGCTAGTATCCGCCTCAACCGCAGCATTAATGCTAGGTAGTACTGGTGCATTGGGTGCTGGTGCAAGAACCGTAGATGCAGATGCAACATTTAGTACAGGGGTAGGTCTTAATGGTGGTGGGGTTTTTGTCACTGACTCTACATTACAATATGCAGATGACGCTTTTACAGTGAATGCTAATTTAGCAGTAAATATTGCAGCAATAGATGTAAACGGTAAAGCACCTGGCTTATTTACGGTAAATGAAGTTATTTCTTTAGGTGCTGTTGGTAGTGTTGCTGCTGGTGGTGCTGCGTTCCCTGTTACTGTTAGTGATACCTTTACGTTAACCTTAACCGGTACTGCCGGCGCTGGCGTAGCTGCTCAAACTTATACCGGTCTTGGTAATATAACACTCGGAGGAGCAACTGCAGGATTAACTATTACCTCAGCTGCTCCGGCAGTAGTAACAAAACTTGCCGGGACTATAGATGGTGATGCCAATGATCACGGCGAAGTAACAGTTACTACGCCAACAAACTTTACCGGTGTAATAGGTGGAACCAAAACTTTGCTGGCTGTAACGTTTAATAACGGAAATGCTGCTGGAGGAAGTACGGCAGGCAATATATTTGCAACGACAGTAACTATAGGAGAGGATGCAGGAAATAATGCTTCGCTAGTAAAAGCCGGAGCGATAACCGGGGCAGTGAATTTTGCAGCTGATGGTGCGTTAACAGCTAATAACGGCATAACCGGTAATGTGGATTTTAATGGGCAAGATGGAACAGTTACTTTAGAAGATGAGCAAACTATTACCGGTACAGTTGATAGTAGTACAGGAGCCGGTAATTTAGGTAAATTGGTATTTATAGGAGATGGTACTGTAACTCAGGATATTGGAGCTACGAAGGCTATTAATTATATTGATATCCAGGGTGATAATAATACAGCAGTAATACTGCAAGGTAATGTTAATACACAAATTTTAAAATTTACTCAAAATGCTGCAAATGAAGCAGCAACAGTAAAAATTACCGGTAACTTTGCAGGTGCAGTAACATTTACGGGAAATGGTGCTGCTTTTGGTGACGGTGGTATTATTGAATTTAATGATGCTACCGCTAATGCAAGCCATACATTTGCCGCTACTCTTACAGGAGCGGAGAATGCAGACAATGGTCAAATAACTGTTAATACTGCTCTTTTAACAGCAACAGATAGCTCTATCGGTTTTATCGGTAGAGTTAAAATAAATGATCAGAAGGCTTTTGCAGTAGATGCAAAACTAGGAAATGTTGCGTTTGTAATAACTGACTTTAGTTTTGTAGGAAACAATTCTCAGTTAGTCTTAACTAATAGTAGCACTACTGATGATAGAACAATTACCTTTAATGATGATTTAGATCCTGGTGGAAATGTAGGAATAGTCACGCTACAAAGTAAGGGAAATAAGTTATTAACATTAAATAGTATTGACGGGACTAAAAAACTTGGAACCGGAGCTAATTTCAAAGCATTAAATGTCGATGGGCAAGTTACGATTTCAGGGGTTTTTCCCGGTGCCGGGCAGAATAGACTAGACGTAAGCGGTGCCGATCTATTAAATCTCTATAACGGTGCAACATTTACGGATGAAGGCGCTAGCTCAGGAGGAATAGCCACGATAAATGTCGGTGCGGCAAGACCCATCAGCGCTGCTACCGGTCCTGCTCTGCCTGTCGGAACAGCTAAATATATCCTCGATGTGAGTAGTTTTGCGGCAGCAAATGCAGCAGCACCAATCAATCTTCTATCAAATGCTGCTAATAACAATGTGTTAAGCTTTTTATCTGCTGCTTCAGAATTTACTATTCAAAATACAGCAGCAGCAGATCAACTAGTGATTTTCCAAAATCACGTAAAAGGCTTTGATACAGGTGGAGCAGCTGGGGGGGGGATAGTAAACTTAATCAATACTGATGCTGCTACTACTTTAATAGTAAGTGGTGCTGATGCTAAGAAAGCACAACTTGGTAATACCAATAATATAGCACAGCTTAATATCACAGGAAAAGTTCAAGTTTTAGGAAATTATGCTCCTGGAGCCGGTTATAATGCACTTGATCTTAGTAGATCTGATTTATTAAGTATCTATAAAGACGCAACATTTGTTGATGAAAGTGCTACATCAGGAAGCATAAAAAAAATAAATATCGGTGGAGCGCTTCCTGCCGGAGGTGGTGCCGGAAAAGCTATCTATGGCCTTAACGTGAGTTCAACAGCAGTAGCAGGAGCAGCAGCAGTAGCGGCAGGAGGAGTACCAATTGACATTAATCTTTTATCAGCCGCAGATCCAGCAAATGTTTTAACCTTCTTAAGTGCTGATTCGATATTTGGTATTCTGAATGTAGCAGCAGAAGATCAGAAAGTGATTTTCCAAAATCACGTAATAGGTATTAATAACGCCGGCAATGGTGGTGGTACAGTAAGCTTAATCAGCGATAATGGGGGTACTTTAACAGTAAGTGGTGCTGATACAAAGAAAGCACAGCTTGGCAATACCAATAATCTAGCAGAGCTTAATATTACCGGAAATGTTATAGTCACTGGTAATTATACTGCTGGAGTCAATTATAATGCACTGGATGTTAGCAGGTCTGATTTATTAACTGTTGGTAATGATTCATTTTTTATTGACCGGAGTAGTACTTCAGCATCAATAAAAACAATAAATATTGATGGAGATGGAGAATATAGACTTGATGTGAGCACGAAAGCAGCTTTAGCGGCAGTAGCAGGTGTTCCAGCTGCAATTAATCTTTTAAATAATGGTGGGGCAGCAAATGTTTTAACCTTTCTTAATGCTGCTTCGACATTTTCTATTTACAATACAGTAGCAGCAGATCAACAAGTGATTTTCCAGAATCACGTAGTAGGTGTTGCTGGCGGCGGTGGTCGAGTTTTCTTAGAGAGCAGCGGTGGTGGCACTTTAACAGTAAGTGGTGAAAATACTATAAAAGCAAAGATCGGTGATATTAACGATTTAACAGTACTTGATATTGCTGGAAAAGTTACAGTTACTGGTAATCCTACTCCAGGAGCAGCTACTTATAATAAACTAGACATCAGCGGAACTCCTATATTAAACGTATTTAATGGTGCTACATTTATTGATCAAAGTGCTACTTCAGATTTAATAGCAGGAAATATATTTATTGGTGAAAACCGTGGGCAGGCTGGTGATACCCCAGGTCCAGCAGCTCATGCAATAGATGTAAGCTATGCTCCGGCGGGCGCAATAAATTTATTAACAGTAGCGGATCAAATCGTGTTTAGAGATCCAAATTCAGCATATGAAATACAAAATTTAGTAAATGCTCAAGATACTACGGTGACATTACAGAATACGCTTGCTGGCGGATATGATGACGATGCAGGCAACGCAGCGAACAATGGTGGTAAAGTGTTTCTTACTAGCACTAATGCAAATACATTAACAGTTCAAAGTAAGACCGGCGGAGAGACATTCGGTGCTGGTGGAAATGCATTATCAGCACTGGGTATTGTCGGTAAGGTTACAATAGTAGGTACAGCGGGCAAAGCGGTGGATATAAGCAATACCCAGGTATTAGATGTTTATAATGGTGCTACATTTACCGATAAAAGCGCAACATCCGCAACAATAGCAGCAATAAATATTGGCGCTGATCTTGCAGGCGGAGCTGCAACCGGAGCAGCAGTGCATGTGATCGATGTAAGTACTGCAGCGGGTGCGGCGGTTAATCTTTTAGGTGATAACGTTATCTTTAAAGATGCCGGTTCAACATTGAAAATACAGAATACTGTTGCGTTTGATAAAACTGTAACTTTGACTAATAGTATAGAAGGAAATGTTCCAAACGGAGCTGGTGGTATAGTTGAGCTTAATGCCGCTACTAACAAATTAACTATTAACGGCGGAAAAACTCTTGGTACTAATGCAAATAAGTTACAAACCTTGAAGCTTTCCGGTAACGGAGAGATTGTGCTAACAGGAACAAAATATTTTGCTACAAATCTTGACTTAAGCGTTAAGGCAGTAACACTTGACGATGTTCCTCAGCATTTAGAGTTTAGTGGAGACACAATATTAACAGAGACCGGAAACATTGCTAGCGTAGATTTCAAAGGTAAGAATGCCATCATAAATATGGCTAACGGCACAAATATTACCGGCGCCGTAACCAACACTGTTGCACCTCCTACTAACAACGGAACCATAAATTTTGAGGGTACCGGCACGATCGGCGGTAATATTACCGGCCTTGCTATGTTAAAAGTCGGAGCCGGAGCGGTAACTCTTACGGCCGGCGGTCCTACCGTAATCACTGAAATTCAAGGAACCGGCACTGATACTTTAACCTTGGGACCGGACTTTAAGTTAACAGGTAGCATAAACTCGACCGGGGGGAAAGCATTAAAGCTGAACTTTACTAACGGTGGTAGCGTCAGCGGCGTTGTAGGGACTGCGGCTAATTCGGTTGGTGATATTACCACGGCGGGTGTTACAAGTTTTGCAAGCAGCGTTAATGCAAAAGGTACTGCGACATTTGGCGGAACAACAAGTTTTGCCGATACATTTAATAATACGGGAGCAGTTACTTTAGCGGCACAATCGATAAATACATTTAATAAGCAAATAACAGCAACTAGCATGGTAGCAAATAATGCTACTATGATAATTAATGCACCTATGCCAATTAGCGGTACTAATTTAACCGGTAGCGGTACTACTATTACTCTTGGTTCAAATCAGCTGCTATTATCAGCGGGAACTCAGGCGGCCTTTACCGATCAATTAACTTTAAATACCAATTTTGATGGAACAGCAAATACCGGCGGTAATATCTTAATTACTGGTGCTGGTAGTGAAATGGATTTATCAGGGGTAACAAAATTAAAAGTAGTTATTTCTACCACAAATTTTGATCTTAATAACATAAATCCAAACACTCAGTATACTTTAGCTGCGGCTGCATCTGAGGGTACTTTAAAGCAATTAGCATCAGCCGATGCTATCGAAACTGATATTGGGGCTCAGGAAAACCAATTCCTTAAATGGACTCTTAATCCGACATCTTTAGTGTTATCACCTTCTATTGTGGATAACGTAAATGATAGAATAGAAGAGGAACTAACCACAGGAGACTTGAAAGATGCGTCGCTAGGGGTGAAAGCAGATATTAGAGCTTTAGAGACTGCTACTGATCCTAATTCAGAAGGTTTCAAGTTTAAAGTAACTATGGGAAATATTTTGGATAATGAAGAGTTAACAACCAAGGTAATGAAAGCTGTGGGTGATAGCCAAGACCAAGTTCCATCTAGTGATGCAGTTAATAATACGACAGTTGCAGTTACTAATACTGTTGTAAGTGCAATGGGTTCATTAAACTCTAGGATGAATAGTTTCCAAGCTGTTAACCAACCTATAGCGGTTGCTTCCGGTGATGAAGATGAAGCTAAATTCGGTGTATGGGCTACGCCGTTTGTAGGTAATAGTACGCAAAAAATGCGTAACAATATAAATGGTAACAAAACTAACTTTGGCGGTGCCACAGTTGGTTTTGACGGTATGATAAATGATCAAGTAGTTCTTGGGGTTGCGTATACTAGAGCGGGGACTAAGATTAAGCAGAAGAATGATAAAATTGGTGATAGCAGTAAAGTAAAAAGTAATATTTACTCTATTTATGGATTATATAACTTACCAAATAATAATTTATTCTTCCAAGCTGTAGGTTCATATAGTGATAGTAGAATAAAGAGCTACTCACAGCGTTATCAACCGGTAGCGCGTAATACCCTAGCTACGCAAATAGCAAATGGTAATTACAAGTCACGTGGCTTTACCGGGCAGATTATGGCGGGGTATGATTATGTAGCACCGCAAGCAGTTAAGTTAACGCCGATGGTAGGGCTTAGATATTCTAAAGTTAAGGATAGTGGTTACACCGAAACAGGTACAACGCTGCAAAATCTAATTGTTAAAGGCAAAAACTATAATCTTGTGAATGGTCTTGCTGGAGTAAAACTGTCAAAAGATATTAATACGGGTCATATGATATTAACCCCTGAAATTTATGGGATGTTAGACTATGGCTTTAAGAACAAACTGCCAACTCCTGATGCAAGATTGCAAGGAATGACTACTCCTTTCCCGGCAAGTAAATTTAAGCCTGTTAGAACTACTTGGAATGTTGGTGCCGGCGTGACTGCTAAGTATAAGATGATGGAATACGGCATTAATTACGACGCGAATATCGCAAGTAAGTATTTCGCTCAACAAGGTAGTGTAAAAATTAGGGTGAATTTCTAA
- a CDS encoding outer membrane protein: MKKLLLIAAASATILSSTLSFADCAMDTNQSQNENKWYLKANAGAIIFDKAKDGSTGVKMKSNTAFTGSIGAGYYIMENVRTDLTLGTIASGQLKKTATVTTGRYNGSTASVKHKLNNFANLLLNGYVDFVDVSMFKLFAGAGIGVASLQDKITWTVNNVTASTSSKKTYNFAWQASLGASAEVVDGVKAELVYSYLDNGKTKSKNVQFENTTFQTGSTRYKGNSLTAGIRFDI; encoded by the coding sequence ATGAAAAAATTACTTTTAATTGCCGCAGCAAGTGCAACAATTTTATCATCTACTTTATCATTTGCAGACTGTGCAATGGATACAAATCAATCTCAAAATGAAAATAAATGGTATCTTAAAGCCAATGCCGGTGCAATAATTTTTGATAAAGCAAAAGACGGCTCTACAGGTGTAAAAATGAAGTCTAATACTGCATTTACCGGTTCAATCGGCGCAGGTTACTACATCATGGAAAATGTAAGAACCGATTTAACACTCGGTACAATAGCTAGCGGGCAATTGAAAAAAACCGCTACTGTAACTACAGGAAGATATAACGGTTCTACCGCCTCAGTTAAGCATAAGCTTAATAATTTTGCCAATCTATTACTTAACGGCTATGTAGATTTTGTTGACGTAAGTATGTTTAAACTTTTTGCAGGTGCCGGTATCGGTGTTGCTTCGCTACAAGATAAAATTACTTGGACGGTAAATAATGTAACTGCTTCTACTTCTAGCAAGAAAACATATAATTTTGCCTGGCAAGCATCTTTAGGAGCTTCAGCTGAAGTTGTCGACGGCGTAAAAGCGGAGCTAGTTTATAGCTATCTAGATAACGGTAAAACAAAATCTAAAAATGTTCAATTTGAAAATACAACTTTCCAAACAGGCAGTACACGCTATAAGGGTAATAGCTTAACAGCAGGTATAAGATTCGATATATAA
- a CDS encoding amino acid ABC transporter ATP-binding protein: MIALDKVCKRYGKAYALKNISLDFSVKETVVIIGPSGSGKSTLLRILNNLEEPTNGYLLVDGKRLVPKARRKLRLKVGMVFQNFNLFPHLNVCDNLIYAPINVLKMQKAEATLKAEDLLGKFGLKQKITYFPTNLSGGQKQRVAIARALMMNPEIILFDEPTSALDPENIKDVIENITLLKEQMKMVVVTHHLKFAKAIADRIIFMDQGQILANQPVKEFFVKPASHRARLFLENIGDLM, translated from the coding sequence ATGATTGCTCTTGATAAAGTTTGTAAGCGTTACGGTAAAGCTTACGCACTTAAAAATATTAGTTTAGATTTTAGCGTTAAAGAAACCGTGGTAATAATTGGACCTTCCGGTAGCGGAAAATCAACTTTGCTACGTATTTTAAATAATTTAGAAGAGCCGACTAACGGTTATTTATTAGTGGACGGTAAAAGATTAGTCCCGAAAGCTCGAAGAAAACTTCGGCTAAAAGTCGGGATGGTTTTTCAAAATTTTAATCTTTTTCCGCATTTAAATGTTTGCGATAATTTAATTTATGCACCGATTAATGTTTTAAAGATGCAAAAAGCTGAGGCTACCCTTAAGGCGGAAGATTTGCTTGGGAAATTCGGTTTGAAGCAAAAAATTACCTATTTCCCGACTAATTTATCGGGCGGTCAAAAACAAAGAGTGGCAATAGCTAGGGCGTTGATGATGAATCCCGAAATCATTTTATTTGATGAGCCGACTTCGGCATTAGACCCGGAAAATATTAAAGACGTTATAGAAAATATAACTTTATTAAAAGAACAAATGAAGATGGTAGTTGTAACCCATCATCTTAAATTTGCTAAAGCCATAGCCGATCGGATAATTTTCATGGATCAAGGACAAATTTTAGCAAATCAACCCGTTAAGGAATTTTTTGTTAAACCGGCATCGCATAGAGCGAGGTTGTTTTTAGAAAATATCGGCGATTTGATGTAA